In the genome of Nocardia sp. NBC_00416, one region contains:
- a CDS encoding response regulator, with product MTAPPPRLRIVLAEDSPLLRAGLESVLTSAGHEVSAAVGDAAGLVHAYAAYAPDLVITDVRMPPNGTDDGLRAAAELRGRDPNLGIVVLSQYVSVAYLDDLLGADSTEGGVGYLLKERVGHVRQFLDTVSRVAAGETIVDPEVVRALVKSSRHRTPLADLTAREREVLALVAEGAATLIYLRSLGQSPAR from the coding sequence GTGACCGCACCACCCCCTCGACTGCGGATCGTGCTGGCCGAAGACAGCCCACTGCTGCGCGCGGGACTCGAGAGTGTGCTCACCTCGGCCGGACACGAGGTGAGCGCGGCGGTCGGCGACGCGGCGGGTCTCGTCCACGCCTACGCGGCCTACGCACCGGATCTGGTGATCACCGATGTGCGGATGCCGCCCAACGGCACCGACGACGGACTCCGCGCCGCGGCCGAGCTACGCGGCCGCGACCCGAATCTCGGCATAGTCGTTCTCTCCCAGTATGTTTCGGTCGCATATCTGGACGATCTACTCGGTGCTGATTCGACCGAAGGCGGTGTGGGCTACCTCCTGAAAGAACGGGTGGGACATGTGCGGCAGTTTCTCGACACCGTCTCCCGCGTCGCCGCGGGCGAGACGATCGTCGATCCCGAGGTCGTCCGCGCACTCGTCAAATCGAGCAGGCACCGCACACCGCTGGCCGATCTCACCGCACGGGAGCGGGAAGTGCTCGCGCTGGTGGCGGAGGGGGCTGCGACACTCATCTACCTCCGCTCGCTCGGACAGTCTCCTGCCCGCTGA
- a CDS encoding sensor histidine kinase, with the protein MLAFAGAWIPWGIAGAAGYSLDDPVVQLLVLRGFSPRVLAERGLEPALIDLAADLPLDIRIDLDAPSVPGNRLPPAVEHMSYVLVAECLTNVVRHTGAARVGVRGTHTDRKWILSITDDGPGGAHIVAGHGLERLQRRLAALDGQLTVTSPPGGPTTIRMECSV; encoded by the coding sequence TTGCTTGCCTTCGCGGGGGCATGGATTCCGTGGGGTATCGCCGGAGCGGCCGGGTATTCGCTCGACGATCCGGTCGTCCAACTGCTCGTCCTGCGCGGTTTCTCACCCCGGGTACTGGCCGAACGCGGCCTCGAACCGGCATTGATCGATCTCGCGGCGGATCTGCCGCTGGATATCCGCATCGACCTCGACGCGCCGTCGGTCCCCGGCAACCGGCTGCCACCGGCCGTCGAGCACATGTCCTACGTGCTGGTCGCCGAATGCCTCACCAATGTGGTCCGGCACACCGGCGCGGCCCGGGTCGGCGTGCGCGGCACGCACACCGACCGGAAGTGGATACTGAGCATCACCGACGACGGGCCCGGCGGCGCGCATATCGTGGCCGGCCACGGCCTCGAACGCCTGCAGCGCAGGCTCGCCGCCCTGGACGGACAGTTGACGGTGACCAGTCCGCCCGGCGGGCCGACGACCATCCGGATGGAGTGCTCAGTGTGA
- a CDS encoding IclR family transcriptional regulator, producing MAVPSEPKATVPAESEVSGGRDVVGAVLKACTLLGHFSADRPTWALNDLTVASGMNKTTVFRLMATLVQAGWVDRTEEGAYRVAMPVFEIGSAALAKLDIRSAAKPFMTELATAFGNTAYLMVPAEQGAVCIDLLEGRNSLVVAGINVGSVMPYHVAAGPAVMLAHSKALRDRWITNDLPAITEQTITEADRLVEHLDEIERAGYSVSNSDYLPGVAAVAAPILGRDGSVVASISVGGRSEEFEGEALTAKIEKVCDAGARITRIVQALPRG from the coding sequence GTGGCTGTGCCGTCCGAGCCGAAGGCGACTGTGCCCGCCGAGTCCGAGGTGTCCGGGGGGCGCGATGTCGTGGGTGCCGTGCTCAAGGCGTGCACGCTGCTCGGTCACTTCAGTGCGGACCGGCCCACCTGGGCGTTGAACGACCTCACCGTGGCGAGCGGGATGAACAAGACCACCGTGTTCCGCCTGATGGCGACCCTGGTCCAGGCGGGATGGGTGGACCGCACCGAAGAAGGCGCCTACCGGGTGGCTATGCCGGTGTTCGAGATCGGCTCCGCGGCGCTGGCCAAACTCGATATCCGGTCGGCGGCAAAGCCGTTCATGACCGAACTGGCGACGGCGTTCGGCAACACGGCCTATCTGATGGTGCCGGCCGAACAGGGTGCGGTCTGCATCGATCTGCTCGAGGGGCGTAACTCGCTCGTGGTCGCCGGGATCAATGTCGGGTCGGTGATGCCCTATCACGTGGCCGCGGGGCCGGCCGTCATGCTCGCCCATTCGAAAGCGTTGCGGGACAGGTGGATCACGAATGATCTGCCCGCGATCACCGAGCAGACCATTACCGAGGCGGACCGGCTCGTCGAACATCTGGACGAGATCGAGCGAGCCGGCTATTCGGTGAGCAATTCCGACTATCTGCCCGGGGTCGCCGCGGTGGCGGCACCGATCCTGGGGCGGGACGGATCGGTGGTCGCTTCCATCAGCGTCGGTGGCCGTTCCGAGGAGTTCGAAGGCGAGGCGCTCACCGCGAAGATCGAGAAGGTGTGTGATGCCGGAGCGCGGATCACGCGGATCGTGCAAGCGCTACCGCGCGGCTAG
- a CDS encoding isocitrate lyase/PEP mutase family protein: MTVSSPTLKDLTSRGLVYAPGVWDGLTARLAEQAGFSALCASGFAVSAALGLPDAELYTQTENLQAVRTIRESSKLPLVADIDTGYGNAVNAARTAAKFADAGVGGMFMEDQVSPKSCPICVGDPVDLISVDEATGKIRAVRDSIPDEVLLIARTDARGDEAIRRAQAYVEAGADMIMPVTKTFATVEEWQRCHEAVGVPLMATLTASTWTERDFTPEILDQIGVRLALLPTQVLMAATGAAQQALRRLAAGEAPAQVSADALQHHEFVELIGFPEVEAKQNKYLPAKQDR; this comes from the coding sequence TTGACAGTGAGCAGCCCGACCTTGAAAGACCTCACGTCACGCGGCCTGGTCTACGCGCCCGGCGTATGGGACGGCCTGACCGCACGCCTCGCCGAACAGGCCGGATTCAGCGCACTGTGCGCCTCGGGATTCGCCGTCTCGGCAGCGCTCGGCCTCCCCGACGCCGAGCTCTACACCCAGACCGAGAACCTCCAGGCAGTCCGCACGATCCGCGAGTCCTCGAAGCTGCCGCTGGTCGCCGATATCGACACCGGCTACGGCAACGCCGTCAACGCCGCCCGCACCGCCGCGAAATTCGCCGACGCGGGCGTCGGCGGAATGTTCATGGAGGACCAGGTCTCCCCCAAGTCCTGCCCCATCTGCGTGGGCGACCCCGTAGACCTGATCAGCGTCGACGAAGCGACCGGCAAGATCCGCGCCGTCCGCGACTCGATCCCCGACGAGGTTCTCCTCATCGCCCGCACCGATGCCCGCGGTGACGAGGCCATCCGCCGCGCCCAGGCCTACGTCGAAGCCGGCGCCGACATGATCATGCCGGTCACCAAGACCTTCGCGACCGTCGAGGAATGGCAGCGCTGCCACGAGGCGGTCGGGGTCCCGCTCATGGCCACCCTCACCGCCTCGACCTGGACCGAACGTGATTTCACCCCCGAGATCCTCGACCAGATCGGCGTCCGCCTCGCCCTGCTGCCCACCCAGGTCCTGATGGCGGCGACCGGCGCCGCGCAGCAGGCGCTGCGACGGCTCGCCGCGGGCGAAGCCCCCGCCCAGGTCAGCGCCGACGCCCTCCAGCACCACGAGTTCGTCGAACTGATCGGCTTCCCCGAGGTCGAGGCCAAGCAGAACAAGTACCTACCCGCGAAACAGGACCGGTGA
- a CDS encoding 3-isopropylmalate dehydratase large subunit: MTEKILGRASDQKMVRSGENHAVQPSRMIAYDFPGYTDVMFRQMRDDFGITELKDPSRYIIFIDHMLSKGNDKETEVHQVTRDWCEFYGIELHEGRGIGHQLTAELGLAIPGEFLVHFDGHISGVGAFGALGWGIRRDLIEAWVTGQVFVDIPATTRFDLVGEFPPGVDSRDLVHTIIDMVGADGCAHQVMEFGGPGARSMAIDHRQGLCGMAMFTGAVSAIFEPDEMSLAYANKVARHSFDAVYPDADATYAARYEIDLATLTPRVVLPGSARAVNTKTAQELAGTPITKAFIGSCASGRIEDLRAAALVLDGRKVAPGVELNVVPTSQKVYEQAENEGILDVLRAAGAHINISSCDFCFGYQKPLQAGENCISTGVLNISGRMGSPDANIYMGSPYTVAASALAGTIQESVQ, translated from the coding sequence ATGACCGAGAAGATCCTGGGCCGCGCCTCGGATCAGAAGATGGTCCGGAGCGGCGAGAACCACGCGGTGCAGCCGTCGCGGATGATCGCCTACGACTTCCCCGGCTACACCGATGTGATGTTCCGCCAGATGCGCGACGACTTCGGGATCACCGAGTTGAAGGATCCGAGCCGCTACATCATCTTCATCGACCACATGCTCAGCAAGGGCAACGACAAGGAAACCGAAGTCCACCAGGTCACCCGCGACTGGTGCGAGTTCTACGGCATCGAGCTGCACGAGGGCCGCGGCATCGGCCACCAGCTCACCGCCGAACTCGGCTTGGCGATCCCCGGCGAATTCCTGGTCCATTTCGACGGCCACATCAGCGGTGTCGGTGCGTTCGGCGCCCTCGGCTGGGGTATCCGCCGCGACCTCATCGAAGCCTGGGTCACCGGCCAGGTCTTCGTCGATATCCCCGCCACCACCCGCTTCGACCTGGTCGGCGAGTTCCCGCCCGGCGTCGACAGCCGCGACCTCGTGCACACCATCATCGATATGGTCGGCGCCGACGGTTGCGCCCATCAGGTGATGGAATTCGGCGGCCCCGGCGCCCGCTCGATGGCCATCGACCACCGCCAGGGCCTGTGCGGAATGGCCATGTTCACCGGCGCAGTCTCGGCCATCTTCGAACCCGACGAGATGTCGCTGGCCTACGCGAACAAGGTCGCCCGCCACAGCTTCGACGCCGTGTATCCCGACGCCGACGCCACCTACGCGGCCCGCTACGAGATCGACCTCGCCACCCTCACCCCCCGGGTGGTACTCCCCGGCTCGGCCCGGGCCGTCAACACCAAAACCGCCCAGGAACTCGCCGGCACCCCGATCACCAAAGCCTTCATCGGCTCGTGCGCCAGCGGCCGCATCGAAGATCTACGCGCCGCCGCCCTGGTCCTCGACGGCCGCAAGGTGGCGCCCGGCGTGGAGCTCAATGTCGTCCCGACCTCGCAGAAGGTGTACGAGCAAGCCGAGAACGAGGGCATCCTCGATGTGCTCCGGGCCGCGGGTGCGCATATCAATATATCGAGCTGCGATTTCTGCTTCGGCTACCAGAAGCCCCTGCAAGCCGGCGAGAACTGCATCTCCACCGGCGTCCTCAACATCTCCGGCCGCATGGGCAGCCCCGACGCCAATATCTACATGGGCTCCCCGTACACCGTCGCTGCGAGCGCCCTGGCCGGCACCATCCAGGAGTCCGTCCAGTGA
- a CDS encoding 3-isopropylmalate dehydratase gives MSAYPPPPDVIEGKVAWIFGDDFDIDLVVGVSNIKSYDPDHLRSVCMQAYDPSFADRVRPGDIIVGGRNFGYGHPHYPPMVALRNAGIQAIVAESFSPGFWRGETFNGMPLITIPGISTAVKVDDPVALDWRSAAMRLADGTELVGNPPNPRTVQVIEAGGSYELLLAEHASQGQAQ, from the coding sequence GTGAGCGCCTACCCACCCCCGCCCGACGTGATCGAGGGCAAGGTCGCCTGGATCTTCGGCGACGATTTCGATATCGACCTCGTCGTCGGCGTCTCCAATATCAAGTCCTACGACCCCGACCACCTGCGGTCGGTGTGTATGCAGGCCTACGACCCCTCCTTCGCCGACCGCGTCCGCCCCGGCGATATCATCGTCGGCGGCCGTAACTTCGGTTACGGTCATCCGCACTATCCGCCGATGGTCGCCCTCCGCAACGCGGGCATCCAGGCGATCGTCGCGGAATCGTTCTCGCCCGGTTTCTGGCGGGGCGAAACCTTCAACGGCATGCCGTTGATCACGATCCCCGGTATCTCGACCGCTGTAAAAGTCGACGATCCCGTGGCACTCGACTGGCGTTCCGCGGCCATGCGCCTGGCCGACGGCACCGAACTGGTCGGTAATCCACCGAATCCGCGGACCGTCCAGGTCATCGAGGCCGGTGGCTCGTACGAACTCCTGCTCGCCGAGCACGCAAGCCAAGGACAAGCGCAATGA
- a CDS encoding MFS transporter → MTNVDHRVQDTRRDTHPSGPLPVIAPEKSPSMARRAAIAGGVGTLIEYYDFAVYGFLAVTIAPLFFPSNSPGASMLATLAVFGVAYVARPLGGIFFGRLGDRRGRRSALVITVVCMGVACGVLGLLPTHSSVGVLAPTLLVLIRLAQGFSAGGEVGGAATYIAESAPPKRRGFFGSFTPVGSTLGFAVAAAVVGVVALATTDEQMESWGWRIPFLLALPLALICLRVRMKLEDTPEFEEMAEKKQVTKSPLMDVIKKNPLSVLRVIGVAIAMNGSGYIGLTYFSVYLIKDLEFSKDAVYWTSAVSIALACATFPLAGMATDRWGRKPVLIAGYLAYVVIALPAFLIMGATTSIVVIGLVYFVYMVLNGVVQVPAFPLFTELFPRTVRYTGVSLGFNIGTIAAGGTAPYVAAQLVETTGSAMSPAYWVMGVCAIGLLTVATIRETSREELPA, encoded by the coding sequence ATGACCAACGTAGATCACCGCGTCCAGGACACCCGTCGTGATACGCACCCCTCCGGCCCGCTACCGGTGATAGCACCGGAGAAGTCGCCGTCCATGGCACGCCGGGCCGCCATCGCCGGCGGCGTCGGCACCCTCATCGAGTACTACGACTTCGCGGTCTACGGCTTCCTCGCCGTCACCATCGCGCCCCTGTTCTTCCCTTCGAACAGCCCCGGCGCCTCGATGCTCGCGACCCTCGCCGTATTCGGTGTCGCCTACGTGGCCCGCCCCCTAGGCGGAATCTTCTTCGGCCGCCTAGGCGACCGCCGCGGCCGCCGATCCGCACTGGTCATCACCGTCGTCTGTATGGGCGTGGCCTGCGGCGTCCTGGGTCTGCTCCCGACCCATTCGTCCGTCGGAGTGCTCGCCCCCACCCTCCTGGTGCTCATCCGCCTCGCCCAGGGCTTCTCCGCCGGCGGCGAAGTAGGCGGTGCCGCGACCTATATCGCCGAATCCGCCCCGCCCAAACGCCGCGGCTTCTTCGGCTCCTTCACCCCCGTCGGCTCCACCCTCGGCTTCGCCGTGGCCGCCGCCGTCGTCGGTGTGGTCGCACTCGCCACCACCGACGAACAGATGGAGTCGTGGGGCTGGCGCATCCCGTTCCTGCTCGCACTCCCCCTCGCCCTCATCTGCCTCCGCGTCCGGATGAAGCTCGAGGACACCCCCGAGTTCGAGGAGATGGCCGAGAAGAAGCAGGTCACCAAGAGCCCGCTCATGGACGTCATCAAGAAGAACCCGCTGTCCGTACTCCGCGTCATCGGCGTCGCCATCGCGATGAACGGCTCCGGCTATATCGGCCTCACCTACTTCAGCGTCTACCTGATCAAAGACCTGGAATTCTCCAAAGACGCCGTCTACTGGACCTCCGCCGTCAGCATCGCCCTGGCCTGCGCCACCTTCCCGCTCGCCGGCATGGCCACCGACCGGTGGGGCCGCAAACCGGTCCTCATCGCCGGCTACCTCGCCTACGTAGTCATCGCCCTCCCCGCGTTCCTGATCATGGGCGCGACCACCAGCATCGTCGTCATCGGCCTCGTCTACTTCGTCTACATGGTCCTCAACGGCGTCGTCCAGGTCCCCGCGTTCCCCCTGTTCACCGAACTGTTCCCCCGCACCGTCCGCTACACCGGCGTCTCCCTCGGCTTCAATATCGGCACCATCGCCGCCGGCGGAACCGCCCCCTATGTCGCCGCCCAGCTCGTCGAAACGACCGGCAGCGCGATGTCACCCGCCTACTGGGTGATGGGCGTCTGCGCCATCGGCCTACTCACCGTCGCGACCATCCGCGAAACCAGCCGCGAGGAACTCCCCGCATGA
- a CDS encoding class I adenylate-forming enzyme family protein codes for MTTGNTGNAPSAAFDEGAAGGASRPREVTAQFATLVAAWNDRVQHEPDAPALVYFDTTLTVRETDDLADALAAAFAYRGVGHGERVGIHLQNIPQYALVLLALWKLGAIALLLNPMYRGRELRELVSDAEPVGIITTDRDVRQVRADVEGTTVGWVLGTAESDLQSRNDPRVFKPETPSATEGSADHPAEAADLLTLAHEYAGRKPPSVQVNGDDLAFLAYTSGTTGPPKGAMNSHANVRAVTTSFAELAGITPGDVVFALAPLFHITGAVVIGALALTERTSLVFTGRFHTDVAVDALREHGVTYTIGSITAFNAMMNSEYATAEHFSTIKTLYSGGAPVPPSTVARFQERFGHYIHNAYGMTETSSAVTAVPPGTSAPVDPDSGTLSIGLPLPGVNAEVVDPEGHPLPPGSQGELVVTGPQVIRGYWRKPEESKAALPQSRLRTGDSAIVDEQGWVYLVDRIKDQINVSGYKVWPREVEDVLYEHPAVLEAAVVGVSDEYQGESVAAYVSLKDGHTARADDLIAFARDRLAPYKRPRTIEIIPALPKTQTGKIRRRALRDQTHRHELRN; via the coding sequence ATGACCACCGGTAATACCGGGAACGCCCCGTCCGCCGCATTTGATGAGGGTGCGGCGGGCGGGGCGTCCCGCCCGCGAGAGGTAACCGCACAGTTCGCCACACTCGTGGCGGCATGGAACGACCGAGTCCAGCACGAACCCGACGCCCCGGCCCTCGTCTACTTCGACACCACACTCACCGTCCGCGAAACCGACGACCTCGCCGACGCACTCGCGGCCGCCTTCGCCTACCGCGGCGTGGGCCACGGTGAGCGGGTGGGCATCCACCTCCAGAACATCCCGCAATACGCGCTCGTCCTGCTCGCCCTGTGGAAACTCGGCGCGATCGCCCTGCTGCTCAACCCGATGTATCGCGGCCGCGAACTCCGCGAACTGGTCAGCGATGCCGAACCGGTCGGGATCATCACCACCGACCGCGATGTGCGGCAGGTCCGGGCGGACGTCGAGGGCACCACAGTCGGGTGGGTACTCGGCACCGCGGAGTCGGACCTCCAGTCCCGCAACGACCCCCGCGTCTTCAAACCCGAAACCCCCTCCGCCACCGAGGGGTCCGCAGACCACCCTGCCGAAGCAGCCGACCTGCTCACGTTGGCCCACGAGTACGCCGGCCGGAAACCCCCATCGGTCCAGGTAAACGGCGACGACCTCGCTTTCCTCGCCTACACCTCCGGCACCACCGGCCCGCCCAAGGGCGCGATGAACTCGCACGCCAACGTCCGCGCGGTAACCACCAGCTTCGCCGAACTCGCCGGCATCACCCCCGGCGACGTCGTCTTCGCCCTGGCCCCGCTGTTCCACATCACCGGAGCGGTCGTCATCGGCGCCCTCGCCCTCACCGAACGAACCTCCCTGGTCTTCACCGGCCGCTTCCACACCGACGTAGCCGTCGACGCCCTCCGCGAACACGGCGTCACCTACACCATCGGCTCCATCACCGCCTTCAACGCGATGATGAACTCGGAATACGCCACGGCCGAACACTTCTCCACCATCAAAACGCTGTACAGCGGGGGTGCGCCGGTCCCGCCGAGCACGGTCGCCCGCTTCCAGGAACGCTTCGGCCACTACATCCACAACGCCTACGGCATGACCGAAACCTCCTCGGCAGTCACCGCGGTGCCCCCCGGAACGAGCGCCCCGGTCGACCCGGACAGCGGCACCCTGTCCATTGGACTACCACTCCCAGGAGTGAACGCCGAGGTGGTCGACCCCGAAGGCCACCCTCTCCCACCCGGCAGCCAAGGCGAACTAGTCGTCACCGGCCCACAGGTCATCCGCGGATACTGGCGCAAACCAGAAGAATCCAAAGCCGCTCTACCTCAAAGCCGCCTCCGAACCGGCGACAGCGCGATCGTGGACGAGCAGGGCTGGGTCTACCTCGTCGACCGGATCAAAGACCAGATCAACGTCTCCGGTTACAAGGTATGGCCACGTGAGGTCGAGGACGTCCTCTACGAACACCCGGCAGTACTCGAAGCGGCGGTTGTGGGAGTTTCCGACGAGTACCAAGGTGAGTCGGTGGCTGCCTACGTATCCCTGAAAGACGGGCATACGGCCCGGGCCGACGACTTGATCGCGTTCGCCCGCGATAGACTTGCTCCGTATAAGCGGCCGAGGACGATCGAAATCATCCCAGCTCTGCCAAAAACCCAGACTGGGAAGATCCGCCGCCGAGCGCTGCGTGACCAAACGCACCGACATGAACTGCGCAATTGA
- a CDS encoding restriction endonuclease codes for MARYRYRDMHVNVRDTARPRPHHEVAEHHAAAHMHWLGYGDAQVTPRGSDGGIDVVSSQAIAQVKMHMKPVGAPDLQRLFGARGNLHHQAMFFYSLSGYSPKALAYANEHGTLLFLIGLHGIASPVNEAAKRLVRGVVDSQRAEDNRRQQRLQRVARGESAPQSRAEEQIRRFAQIGRSATPQPMRRTRGGEQFPDAEKIARMWVSVAGRVNPSGEHRLRQACDLVAICASGAVAGVLLLFATVGVFVVGVDNWVPVVIFCLAASAGFGAVGWFAWLRYDRRDRGGS; via the coding sequence ATGGCGCGTTACCGGTACCGGGACATGCACGTAAACGTGCGCGACACTGCAAGGCCACGCCCGCACCATGAGGTGGCCGAACATCACGCTGCCGCGCATATGCACTGGCTCGGCTACGGGGATGCCCAAGTCACGCCACGGGGTTCGGACGGTGGGATCGACGTCGTTTCTTCACAGGCGATCGCGCAGGTGAAGATGCATATGAAGCCTGTCGGTGCGCCGGACCTGCAACGTCTGTTCGGCGCACGGGGAAATCTTCACCACCAGGCGATGTTCTTCTATTCCCTGTCAGGCTACAGCCCGAAAGCCCTTGCGTACGCCAACGAACACGGCACTTTGCTCTTCCTGATTGGCCTGCACGGCATAGCTTCGCCCGTGAACGAGGCAGCTAAGCGGCTAGTCCGTGGCGTTGTTGATTCCCAGCGGGCAGAAGATAACCGCCGGCAGCAGCGTTTACAGCGGGTCGCGAGGGGGGAGAGCGCGCCGCAGTCACGGGCCGAGGAGCAGATTCGGCGGTTCGCGCAGATCGGGCGGTCCGCTACCCCGCAGCCCATGCGGCGGACTCGGGGCGGTGAGCAGTTCCCTGATGCTGAAAAGATCGCTCGTATGTGGGTGAGTGTGGCTGGGCGGGTGAATCCATCAGGGGAGCATCGGTTGAGGCAGGCGTGCGATTTGGTGGCGATATGTGCGTCAGGAGCGGTCGCCGGCGTTCTTCTGCTATTTGCGACGGTTGGGGTTTTCGTGGTCGGTGTCGACAACTGGGTTCCCGTCGTAATTTTCTGTTTGGCTGCTTCCGCCGGGTTCGGAGCCGTCGGTTGGTTTGCGTGGCTTAGGTACGATCGCCGCGATAGGGGCGGGTCCTGA
- a CDS encoding GNAT family N-acetyltransferase gives MTEFHRFDHLSAREIRDTVQAVYARAYVEAIASGDPFESLEAAMRRFDAYTNGAGFDLVVLYSDGEAIGQAWGWPLDKASRWWNGLYLDDEDPGFTTEDGTRTFALSEIMMVREHTGRGYARALHDELLGGRQERRASLLVNPTNDHAYARYLEWGWSRAGMLRPSWAGAPTFDVLTRTLTS, from the coding sequence TTGACTGAATTCCACCGATTCGACCACCTGAGCGCCCGCGAGATCCGCGACACCGTGCAGGCTGTGTACGCGCGTGCCTATGTGGAAGCTATCGCGAGCGGCGACCCGTTCGAGTCGCTGGAGGCGGCTATGCGCCGATTCGACGCCTACACGAACGGTGCAGGATTCGATCTAGTTGTTTTGTACTCCGATGGTGAGGCGATTGGGCAGGCGTGGGGGTGGCCCCTCGACAAGGCGTCCCGCTGGTGGAACGGTCTGTACCTCGACGATGAGGATCCCGGATTCACTACAGAGGATGGAACACGGACGTTTGCGCTGTCGGAGATCATGATGGTGCGAGAACACACTGGCCGCGGTTATGCGCGGGCACTGCACGACGAACTACTTGGGGGGCGGCAGGAACGGCGGGCGTCGCTGCTGGTAAATCCGACCAATGACCACGCGTACGCCCGGTATTTGGAGTGGGGTTGGTCCCGGGCAGGGATGCTTAGACCCAGCTGGGCGGGCGCGCCGACTTTCGATGTACTGACTCGCACCCTGACGTCGTGA
- a CDS encoding helix-turn-helix domain-containing protein: MIVEVWTRVEVRALRDAALRMTQEQFAEQIGWSVATVRKWERATESRPVRGQRAADLDSWLAKLSPEQMRRFALAVSAPRAAAQRLSQSGGVEDEADVNRREFSKAAALTVVTLPQWNPSRIGMADVDRLNAFTAELEAAQQRVGGAGLLPTAVDALARSQALVHNCVFDDATGRAWMSAVGELAVQTGWLAYDAERTELAWRCYSDALSLAFTADDDDLTVHACLNAALQTTTLARVGRASPSYALALIRRAGSLVRRRPAGRIHALIAAREAAAHGTAGDWSSVQRSMSGAWREMDNAIGHEPVDECAPWLRFVSHSEIRFHEARACTDSGRHERALGLFEVVAGEPASVGNVVHRVAWKSAALARTGDARSAIDAAAPVFDALEGWLSSPRALKALAPVRHSAETFSDGEEFRHRFDALTMVKGAVVD; the protein is encoded by the coding sequence ATGATCGTGGAGGTTTGGACAAGGGTCGAGGTGCGGGCGCTGCGTGACGCCGCGCTGCGGATGACCCAGGAGCAGTTCGCTGAACAGATCGGGTGGTCTGTCGCGACCGTGCGAAAATGGGAGCGTGCCACCGAATCGCGGCCGGTGCGCGGGCAACGTGCCGCCGACCTCGATAGTTGGCTCGCCAAGCTGAGCCCGGAGCAGATGCGTCGATTCGCTCTCGCAGTATCCGCCCCGCGGGCCGCAGCACAGCGACTCTCGCAGTCTGGAGGCGTAGAGGATGAGGCAGACGTGAACCGCCGCGAATTCAGCAAGGCCGCCGCGCTCACCGTCGTGACGTTGCCGCAATGGAATCCCTCCCGCATCGGTATGGCGGATGTAGACCGGCTCAACGCATTCACTGCCGAGCTGGAGGCCGCCCAGCAGAGGGTCGGAGGCGCAGGACTCCTGCCCACTGCTGTCGATGCATTGGCGCGCAGTCAGGCGCTGGTTCACAACTGTGTCTTCGACGACGCGACTGGCCGAGCATGGATGTCCGCAGTAGGCGAGCTTGCTGTTCAAACCGGCTGGCTCGCCTACGATGCGGAGCGCACCGAGCTGGCGTGGCGCTGCTATTCCGATGCGCTGTCATTGGCATTCACGGCGGACGACGACGATCTGACCGTGCATGCATGCCTGAACGCTGCCCTACAGACCACCACCCTGGCGCGTGTCGGCCGAGCGTCCCCGTCGTATGCACTGGCGCTCATCCGCCGCGCCGGAAGTCTGGTGCGGCGGCGGCCGGCGGGACGGATACACGCACTGATCGCCGCACGTGAGGCCGCCGCACACGGAACGGCTGGTGACTGGAGCAGTGTCCAGCGTTCCATGTCGGGGGCCTGGCGTGAGATGGACAATGCGATCGGGCATGAGCCGGTGGACGAGTGTGCTCCATGGCTGCGGTTCGTCAGCCATTCCGAGATCCGGTTTCATGAGGCGCGGGCCTGCACCGATAGCGGCCGTCACGAGCGTGCGCTCGGCTTGTTCGAGGTCGTCGCGGGTGAACCTGCGAGCGTGGGCAACGTTGTGCACAGGGTAGCTTGGAAGTCAGCGGCGCTGGCCCGCACCGGTGACGCGCGGTCAGCGATCGATGCGGCGGCACCGGTGTTCGATGCGCTTGAGGGCTGGCTGTCGTCTCCGCGTGCGCTCAAAGCGCTGGCACCAGTGCGGCATTCGGCCGAGACCTTTTCCGATGGTGAGGAGTTCCGGCATCGGTTCGACGCGCTCACGATGGTGAAAGGTGCAGTAGTTGACTGA